A stretch of Myroides oncorhynchi DNA encodes these proteins:
- the ffh gene encoding signal recognition particle protein, with translation MFDNLSDKLDKAFHILKGHGKITEVNVADTLKEVRRALLDADVNFKIAKDFTNIVKEKALGEEVLTTLQPGQLMIKIVKDELTQLMGGEAAGINLSGNPSVILMSGLQGSGKTTFSGKLANFLKTKKNKKPLLVACDVYRPAAINQLHVVGDQLGIEVYSEEGNNNPVLIAENAVKHAKANGFNVVIVDTAGRLAVDEEMMTEIANIHKAIAPHETLFVVDSMTGQDAVNTAKAFNDRLNFDGVILTKLDGDTRGGAAISIKSVVNKPIKFIGTGEKMDAIDVFYPDRMADRILGMGDVISLVERAQAQYDEEEARKIQKKIAKNEFGFDDFLTQIQQVKNMGSMKDLMGMIPGVGKAMKDVEIEDDAFKHIEAIIHSMTPAERSKPAIIDVKRKTRIAKGSGTDIQQVNQLLKQFDQMSKMMKMMQGAKGKNLMRMMGQMKGMQ, from the coding sequence ATGTTCGATAATTTAAGTGATAAATTAGATAAAGCCTTTCATATCCTTAAGGGACACGGCAAGATTACAGAAGTCAATGTAGCAGATACTCTAAAAGAGGTTCGTAGAGCTTTATTAGATGCCGACGTTAACTTTAAGATTGCTAAAGATTTTACTAATATAGTAAAAGAAAAAGCCTTAGGAGAAGAAGTACTTACTACGTTACAACCAGGACAATTGATGATCAAGATCGTTAAAGACGAGTTGACTCAATTAATGGGTGGTGAGGCTGCAGGTATTAATTTATCTGGTAATCCTTCAGTTATTTTAATGTCAGGTTTGCAAGGATCAGGGAAAACAACATTCTCTGGTAAATTAGCAAACTTCTTAAAGACAAAGAAAAATAAGAAGCCTTTATTGGTGGCGTGTGATGTTTATCGTCCTGCAGCTATTAATCAGCTACATGTAGTAGGTGATCAATTAGGTATAGAAGTATATTCAGAAGAAGGAAATAACAATCCTGTACTGATCGCGGAGAACGCAGTTAAACATGCAAAAGCAAATGGATTTAACGTAGTAATCGTCGATACGGCTGGTCGTCTAGCTGTAGATGAGGAGATGATGACAGAGATTGCTAATATCCATAAAGCTATTGCTCCACATGAGACATTATTCGTAGTGGACTCTATGACTGGACAAGATGCAGTAAATACAGCAAAAGCATTTAATGATAGATTAAACTTCGACGGAGTTATCCTTACTAAGTTAGATGGGGATACACGTGGTGGAGCTGCTATCTCTATTAAATCAGTAGTGAATAAACCAATTAAGTTTATCGGTACTGGTGAGAAGATGGATGCAATCGATGTGTTCTATCCAGATCGTATGGCTGACCGTATCTTAGGGATGGGAGACGTAATCTCGTTAGTAGAGCGTGCACAAGCTCAGTATGATGAGGAGGAAGCTCGTAAGATCCAGAAGAAAATCGCGAAGAATGAGTTTGGTTTTGATGACTTCTTAACTCAAATCCAACAAGTGAAAAACATGGGTAGCATGAAAGACTTGATGGGGATGATACCAGGGGTAGGAAAAGCGATGAAAGATGTAGAGATCGAAGACGATGCGTTTAAACACATCGAAGCGATTATCCACTCGATGACTCCTGCTGAGCGTTCTAAACCTGCGATTATAGATGTGAAACGCAAGACCCGTATCGCTAAAGGTTCGGGTACGGATATTCAACAAGTTAATCAATTGCTTAAGCAGTTCGATCAAATGAGCAAAATGATGAAGATGATGCAAGGAGCTAAAGGAAAGAATTTGATGAGAATGATGGGGCAAATGAAAGGAATGCAATAA
- a CDS encoding bifunctional 5,10-methylenetetrahydrofolate dehydrogenase/5,10-methenyltetrahydrofolate cyclohydrolase, whose amino-acid sequence MQLLDGKKVSEDIKEEIAVEVQQMKARGEKVPHLAAVIVGSNGASLTYVGSKVKSCEKVGFESTLVSLPEDTTEEELLAKVKELNENPAIDGYIVQLPLPKHIDEQKILLAIDADKDVDGFHPTNFGRMALEMETFLPATPYGIMELLERYKVETAGKNVVVIGRSHIVGRPMSILLSRKGYPGDATVTLTHSRTKNIAEITREADIIISALGVPYFLKGDMVKDGVTVVDVGITRVPDASNPKGYVIAGDVDFDEVSKKAAFITPVPGGVGPMTIAMLLKNTLLARSRRAKKGE is encoded by the coding sequence ATGCAACTACTAGACGGAAAAAAGGTATCGGAAGATATCAAAGAAGAGATCGCTGTTGAGGTTCAACAGATGAAGGCTCGTGGAGAGAAAGTACCTCACTTAGCAGCAGTTATTGTTGGAAGTAATGGAGCAAGTTTAACTTACGTAGGAAGTAAAGTTAAGTCTTGTGAGAAAGTAGGTTTTGAATCTACTTTAGTTTCTTTACCAGAAGATACTACAGAAGAGGAGCTTTTGGCTAAAGTAAAAGAGTTGAATGAGAACCCAGCTATTGATGGATATATCGTTCAGTTACCTCTTCCTAAACACATTGATGAGCAAAAGATTTTATTAGCTATCGATGCAGATAAAGATGTAGATGGATTTCACCCGACTAACTTCGGTCGTATGGCGTTAGAGATGGAAACATTCTTACCAGCTACTCCTTATGGAATCATGGAATTATTAGAGCGTTATAAAGTAGAGACAGCAGGTAAGAATGTGGTAGTTATAGGTCGTTCTCACATCGTGGGACGTCCGATGAGTATCTTGTTAAGCCGTAAAGGGTATCCTGGTGATGCTACTGTAACTCTTACCCATAGTCGCACAAAGAATATCGCTGAGATTACTCGTGAAGCAGATATCATTATCTCTGCATTAGGAGTGCCTTACTTCTTAAAAGGGGATATGGTGAAAGATGGTGTAACGGTAGTAGATGTAGGTATCACTCGTGTACCAGATGCTTCTAATCCGAAAGGATATGTTATCGCTGGAGATGTGGACTTCGATGAGGTTAGTAAGAAAGCTGCTTTTATCACTCCTGTACCTGGAGGTGTAGGACCAATGACTATAGCAATGTTATTAAAGAACACTTTATTAGCTAGATCAAGAAGAGCTAAAAAAGGAGAATAA